A stretch of DNA from Flavobacteriaceae bacterium MAR_2009_75:
GTGGCGGCTTCAAGTATAATTCGCCCTGGAGTAGCCAAGAGTGGAATGATGAAAGAGTATATTTTTCGTCACAACAACCCGAATAATTTTGAGTATTTCCATGAGGTATTCGAAGAGTTCTTGGGCGATACGTATGGCATTATGGTCTACCAAGAAGATGTCATTAAAATTGCGCTTCACTATGGCGGCCTAGAGGCGACTTACGGCGATATACTTCGAAGGTCCATAAGCGGTAAATCACGCTCTAAAAAGGAAATAGAAAGTCTGAAGTATATGTTCTTCGAATCCTGCAAAAAATTGGGGCGTAATGAACAATTAAGCCGTGAGGTTTTTAGGCAAATTGAAAGCTTCGCAGGATATTCATTTTGCAAAGCACATTCTGCATCCTATGCAGTAGAGAGTTATCAGAGTCTCTACCTTAAGACCTATCACGGTATTGAATTTATGGTCTGCGCCATAAATAATGGGGGTGGTTTTTACCGAACGGAAATTTATGTGCACGAAGCAAAGCATTCCGGAGGTACCGTATTGGTGCCCTGCGTAAACCATAGTGGGCATGAGACTATTTTAAAAGGGTCCGAGATATATCTTGGTTTCGGTCTTGTAAAATCCATGGATGAAAATACTATTCATGGGTTGGTCGAGGAAAGACTGGCAAATGGAGATTTTAAGTCATTAGAGGATTTCTTATCTCGGACTGGCATTGGAGGTGAAACATTGCAAACCTTAATATTCGTTGGTGCATTTCGTTTTACCGAAAAATCTAAGAGCGACCTCATAATTATTTCTAAGATGTTGCAATCAGGAGAAGTGTCAAAGTCACCGACCCTTCTAATAGAAGAGCCTATCCAGGATTATAAATTCCCGGTAATGCATCGTAATATTATCGAAGATGCTTTTGATGAAATTGAAATACTCGGTTTTGCGGTATCACTTTCCCCTTTCGAACTTTTAAAAACAAAGTTTCGTGGTGACATCATGACCAAACAATTATTGGATAACTACAAGAAAACCGTTCGAATGCTCGCATACCTGGTATCGACCAAACAGGTTCCTACCAACAATGGCGATATGTATTTCGGAACATGGATCGACAATGATGGGGATTATTTTGACACGGCCCATTTTGCGTCCTCCTTAAAAAAATATCCATTTAAGGGGGGTGGTTGTTATCTTCTTTTAGGCCGGGTGGAGGTAGACTTTCATTTCCCCACAGTCGTAATATCCAAGATGGAGAAAATGCCCTTTGTTCCAGACCCAAGATATCAGACCGGTAGCGATAGGGAATATAGGGTACATGAAAGATTAAAAGAAGACAGAAGCACTACACATCGTGCACCCTACCCACAGGAACGTGAAATAGGTCTTCCAAGGCATAAGATGTCTTAGTACTCAACCTTACTTGTTGACTATAAAAGCGTGTATGATACCCGGAAGCCAGGCAAGCATCGTAAGTAATATGCTAACTAGAAGTGTCATGCCTACTCCATGTTTCATGAAGACGGCCAATGGCGGAAGAAGGATATTTAAGATGATGGTAAGTAATGACATAATAAAGGGTTTTAGATTGCAAATATCATATGCCAAGTTCGACCATGTGAACTCATACCCATAAAAATTTGACGTATAACTTGACCCTTATCAGTAGCTTCCATTAAAACTTACGAAAGTCCATCTGGTAGCTAAGTATACCTCTAGAACAAACTACCCTGCTCGTTAAGTTCGGGATAATCAACTTTGGTAATGGCAACTGGGGTATTCTTTTCGGTGAATTTAGGTTGATAAAGTTCCCGAGTCACAGGATAGCATTCGAATTCCTTGGTGGTAAAGCCTACCTGCATTAGCTCGGTGATATTGCCTTCGTTTAAATCATCGCGCAACCATTCTTCGATGAACTCAGGGTCTAAAACCAAAGGCATACGTTTTTTCTTATTGTGTACTTTCTCAAACTGCTCGTTGGCTTCCACGGTAATTATTGTACAGCTATGCAGTTCCTCGTCCAGTTCGCTATAAAGTCCCGCGAACATGAATAGACTATTATCGGGATGGTGACAGAAATAGGGATAGGCGTTCCCAGCCTCATGGTGCGGTTCGAAAAAACCGTCCGCTAGTATCAGACATCTATTTGTAACTGGGAAGTCCTTAAAGGATTTTTTATTGAAAATGGATTCCGAGCGTGCATTATTGGTATAGTTCTTTTTGAGAAACTCGTTTATATCACCTTTCATCGCCCATTTAGGCACCAGGCCCCACATGGCGGGCCGAATTAATTCAGGTTCCTTTTGGGGAATGATATATAGATTGCTATGATTGAAAGCCGATTGATAGAAATAGGGTTTGTATTCCATAGGGTAACGGAATTCCCTCTTCGTATCTTTCTCAATTTCTTTTTCGGTCTTAGTAAGTGTTGTAGAATAGCACATGGTATAAATATAATATAATCACCGCCAAAAAAACATTGGCCAACTTAATCTGTTAAAAATACAAAACAAGAAAATAAACATATGAATTAAATAAATCCTATTATGACACTTCAATCTGTAGCCTTCCCTAAAAATAGGACAGTTTAAAATTCAGATTTTCTAACTTTAAATTTTAACTGTCACATGAAAAAAAGCAAGTTTACCGAGAGCCAGATTATCCGGGCACTGAAAGAGAACGAACAAGGTAGGAGCGTCGGGGAGATATCCCGGGAGTTGGGAATCGACAAGAGCACCTTCTACTATTGGCGCAAGAAGTACGGAGGCATGGAAGTGGCCCATATGAAGCGCTTGAAGGAACTCGAGGAGGAGAACCGCAAGCTCAAGCAGATGTACGCCGATGCCAGTCTTGACATCCGTATGCTCAAGGACGTACTGTCAAAAAAGTTCTAGGGCCTTCCGACAAGAAGCAGCGCGCCAAATATCTCCAAGAGGCCTATTCGGTATGTGTATCGCGTTCCTGTGGGGTACTGGACCTTGCACGGTCGATGTGGTACTACCATAGTAAAAGGGACGACACCGAGGTAATCGACGCCCTTTCCAGGCTCGCCGAAGAGCTGCCGACAAGGGGATTCGAGGTATATTACAAGCGTCTGCGTCGCGAAGGCCGCAACTGGAACAGGAAACGGGTGTTGAGGGTCTACAGGTCCATGAACCTAAAACTAAGGAGGAAGCACAAGAAGAGGCTTCCTGCAAGGACAAAGAACCCATTGGAGGCCCCGATGCAGCTCAACGAGGTGTGGAGCATGGATTTTATGGCCGATGTGCTATCGGATGGAAGAAAGATAAGGGTGTTCAATGTCATGGACGACTGCAACCGGGAGGCACTGGCCATGGACGTGGGACTTAACTATCCGGCCATAAAGGTGGTGGAGACCTTATCACAATTGGGGGAAGAAATAGGCCTTCCAAAGACCATACGCTGCGACAACGGTCCGGAGTTCATATCCAAGGCCCTATCGCAATGGTGCAAGGGCAAACGGGTGGAGCTGCAGTTCATCCAGCCCGGCAAGCCCATGCAGAACGGATATATGGAACGACTCAACAGGTTTTACAGGGAAGATGTGCTCGATGCCTATTGGTTCAACGACCTGCACCAAGTAAGGACGCTGACCCAAAAATGGATGGAGGATTACAATACAAGGCACCCCCATTCATCCATCGGGGATATGCCGCCCAGGGAATACAGGAACCGTTTCGGGGAAGAATTCTTCCCCGAAACGAACAACATTAATGATAATTTTATGAATTTAGCGATGTCCTAAAAGGGGTAAGGCTACAAATCCTTGATGTATGGAGCTATTATTTGATTAACTATTTTCATAAATTGTACATTGAAATGTCACTATGCTAAACGAAATACTATGTTAACCGACTTTTAAAAGTAACTTACATAAAATCGATTATTGATAGATTGACTATTTAAATTTGTTGAGCAACTAAAGTGAGCTAGGATCTTATCTTAGTAAGTCTCAATTTAATTGTAATTAATATGGAAATTGAAGTATCAGACGTCATCGCTTTATTAAACACTTTTCGAGAAAGTTTTAAAGATATAAGAAAAGAGATACGCGAGGGTTTTGATAAATTTTATGATACCGGGCTTTCTAATTATTTAAATAAGTCTTACTCTGAAAACATATCCACAAAAACTTTTTTACATCCAGAGGGTATTCAGTTTTATGATACTTTTTACCCAATGAAACTTACAGATTCAAGAGGTCTGTTAATGTATGACTGTTCAGCTAAAGAAATATTCCGTCATTCACCCAGGTCGACAATAATTGGGACGGCAGGCTCAGGAAAGAGTTTAATCGCTAAGCATATTTTTCTGCAAACAGTAAAACAAAAATTAGGCATACCTATATTAATAACTTTGCGAGATTTGAATCATAGCAATATCTCATTTGAGGATTTCTTATACGATGAAATTTTTAATAATAGGCTCTATGAGGAAAACCGCACGTCCTCTGGTAAATTCAGTTCTAAAAAAAAGGAGAATGCATTTGAGAAGGCTATCAATGAAGGAGTATTTGTCTTTATACTAGATGGATACGATGAAATCTATTCTAATAGATTACCTCTAATTACAAAAGAAATTAGGAATTATGTACAAAAAAATCGATTCAATAAATTTATAATCACTTCACGCCCGGGTACCAGTTTAGAGAGTCTAAATGGTTTTAAAAATTTGTTTGTTAAAGATTTAGAGTACATTGATATTGATTCATTTATTAAAAAGCAACTACCAAAAAAATTATCTGTTGCTGAGGAAATGACAGCAGAAATAAATTCCCCAGAAAACAATTCATATAGATTCTTACTAAAGAACCCTCTCTTATTGGCCATGTTTATTACGACTTATTCCATTCATCCGGAAATGCCTAAAAAGAAGAGTCAATTTTATTGGAATGTTTTTGATACTTACTACACTAAACATGATTCTAGTAAAGAACCAGGATTTAAACATGAGAGACTTACGTTCTTACAAAAGGAGGACTTCATACAATTCTTAGATTGGTTTTCCTTTCATTCTTATTGTGAGGGAGTTTATAGTTTTAGTGGGTCCTTCATTGAGAAGTTAGCTCCAAAGATTTTTGAGGTTCTTGATTTAAATATAAGTATCGAGGATTTGGTGCGGGACCTGGAGGTCGGAATAGGCATATTTGTCCGTGATGGCCAAGAATATATTTTTCCGCATAGATCTATTCAAGAATATTTTAGTGCCGACTTTCTATCAAAAAGAAACATTAGTTCAAAGAAGAAGTTTTATTCAGATGAGTTCGAGGGCCTTTCGATGCAAACCAGTGATCCTACTAACTTTTGGTCCTTGTGTTTAGAGCTCGATAAAAATTTTTTTTTAAAATACTTTTTATTACCGAAGTTATCAAATTTCTTAAATGATGTTAAAAAATCGTCCGACTACGAAATAACTAAAGCAGTACTGAGCAACCTAAATATTGTCCATACTATTAGACAGTATAGTTCATACAAAGCATGGGATCCAGTTCGACATGCATCTTCCATTGATACTAAACTTATATCACTTATTTATCCTACATGGCTGAATTGTTTTGAAGTTAATAATTGGAACGACGAATTGGGTTCATTCACTATTGCTTTACATTATTTCGAAGGTAAAGGCCGCACGCATCGAATGGCAGAAGTAGCTACTCACAGTATAAATTATCATCAAGAATTTAATAAAGAACTTTACATCATTCTGAAATCTGTCAATATACCATCTCGAGCAGTTAAATTTGTTAACACATTGGATTCCATAGTTAGTGGTCTTAAATTAGAACTAAAAAATCAATCTCAAATTGAGATGAATCTATTTTACGAAATGAAGAAATCAAAAAAATCAGATGATTAAATTTATATTAATGGTTATGTCAGCATTTTTTAAAGCCATATGTCGTTTTGATTCTCTTCTTCCAAATGGAGTAAATCATGGATAACATCATTCTCATCAACATATTCGCTCAACCATTTTTTGCTGAGAAAGCCACTTAATATAACCCTTATCTGATTCCCAAATAGCCTCAACGAATTTCCCCCTATATTTACCAAAGCTGAATTTTGTAGCTTCAAACTTAGAAGCCGTTTCTGTTTGGACAATTTGTGGTAAGCATCCAACAGCCCTCCTTCCCTACATCTGTAATTTTTTCGAGGTATTTCACTATATCCACATCGAATAATGTTTTATATGAATTTCGATTGGCTCCGGAACGAAATAACCAACCAGAAGTCACCCCCATGATATTTTGGATGAAGTTTAAAAAGAAAATTGGCAGTGCTTTCTACAATGGGCATCAATGTTTCTTATACTCTAAGAGGATTTAATTTACGAAAAAATGACATTCTTATATAATTGAACAACCAATTCCCGTTTAAACAAATTAGACAGTTTTTTGGGATATAACATTCGAAAGCAAAATGATTCTGGAATCACTGGAGCTATTAGAAACGAATTACCCATCCAAGTTTAAAATCTATCCTTGTGCAAAAAGTAAGCTTATTAATTTAAAGAGTTTGTTTCTACAATGGTGTATTTCCAACCCATGGCACAAGGTCCAATTTGTTAAAAAGACTATCCTTTATTTGAACTTTCAATTAAATTAGGATTTATGAATTATCTATTCTTGAAAATGGGGAAGGTCATAACTTATCAAATTTTACTTTTAGATAAGACCAATTGGATAGACAGTGATTTCTGTAGCACCCCAACCACTCAAACATAACCATATAGCAATCAACACACTAAGCATACAGAATTATAACCCAACCATACAATTTCACATTAAATGAACAGTTTGATTCTATAATTTCAATACAAATATCAGATATCTAGGAGTTATGGAAAGTAGTATTGAACAGAAAAAGTTTGTCCCCATTGAGCCTATTCCAGAAATGGACCGTATTGAGTTAATTGACAATCTGTCGTTTAAGTTTGTCAACGCCAAGGAACAGATTGCAATTCAGAACATTAAAGACTTTCAAGCTGAAAACGAACAGTATTTTGACCTCAAAGAGGGTTTAGAAAATTTTGAATCACAAGATACTTCTAAATGGAAAAGAGAAAAAAAATCTATGTTTAGGTTTTTCTCTCTTCCATCTCAAGTTCTTTGGGATGAATTTCAAACCGGTATCAGAAATCAATCTAACCGTAATACGTGTTCCGGCTTTGCAATGGTTGCGGCCATAGAGGCCCGCTATAAACGTGATTATGGATTGGATTTAGATTTATCGGAACAATTTTTTTGGCATTGCTATAAATCTACGGGCATTTCTTACCCCAAAATTTTTAAATATGAAAACCAATCATCTTTTTGGGGTGGTGGCAACTCACAGGGCATCAAGCATGCCGTCAATTTTTCTATTCCTTTAGAGGAGCACTGCCCTTACTTGTCCGGTAGTGCTATGACAGCAATTAAAAATCAAATTCCTGCTGCCGGAGGTCTGCAGTGGAAAGGCGACCCGGCACTTAATACGGTAACACAAGGTGAAGTAGATGCTTTTGAGTACTCCCCACTTTACATTCCGCATAGTGCAAGACAAAATGCCAAATATGGCATAGAATCCTATCAGTTATTCTCTCCAGACGAAATACGGGATACTTCAAACCTCGAAAAACTATTGGCTTGGGGAAATGAGGTAATTGTCGATGCCAATCTAAAATGGAAAACGAACCCCGACACCGGGGTTAGAGAGTATGATTCCACAGCTTCTGGCGGCTATCACGTTTTTCTGGTTGTTGGCTATGACCGTGATCAACAGGTATTTTATATTAAAAACTCGTGGAATGAACCCGGGTTGATCCGAGTAAATTATGAATTCGCCGAAAATTGCTTTAGCTATGGATCCATTGTAACAAGTGTAACCGATCCTAAAACGCCAAATCGAAAAAATAGGGCAGTTGGTAAATGGAATATGAACCATGACGGTTGGAAAGGGAGTTTGACAATTAGACGTTTCACCAAGGAAGACAACCAAATTACCCGTCTAGGCCACTATAGCGCTTCAGATGGTTCCCTAAAGGCTATTAATGGTAATTTTATTCACGACGGTAGTGGAATTCAATTTTATATAACCGATGGCGAAAATAGTGAGCCAACTGCCCAGACCGGTCAACAATTTATCATCAATGTTTATAGTTGGGATATTACCAAGGCTGCGGGTACTACGGTTTGGAAGAATACCGATTATGGTGTCTATTTAAGTAGAACTGCCTTTAACAGTAAGCATGGAAAAGATTTTGTGCCCACAAAGTGGAAAGGAACCTGGGATATGAATCATGATGGATGGAAAGGCGTACTTACCATAACGCAAATGACCACTATACCTCTTCTCGGTTGGTATCTTCATTCTGAATATAAAACTTCAAACGGAACTACTATTGCGTTCAAAGGGTTTGTATCGAAACAGGACCCTCATATCCTAAGAATGAACATTAAATTTTCGGAAGCAAATACACAACCTTTCGTACTTCATTTTCATACCTGGAGTGCTGACCTGGCCAGTGGTTACACCTTATGGAATGGTAAGCGTTTTGGGGCAGTAGCAATGAAACGTTAGTTTGACCTCCAAATAATTAAAGACCACAAGGATGCAACTTGTGGTTTTTTATATCCCTCACATTCCATAAAAGTAGGTATCGGCTTTCCGGCTACCTTTATTCTATCATTTTATGATAAAATCATTTTCTTAGAATTTGATATTGCTACAATTTTTGGACTCATCCGTATTTTTTAAGACATATGGATTGTACCAAATAAAATCAATTTATACTTTTCGATAAAATTCTATTTTATGCATATAATCCAACAATTTAAATTTAATGAGAGATGTTGTTTTTAGAAATTAT
This window harbors:
- a CDS encoding uncharacterized membrane protein YqaE (UPF0057 family) (manually curated), which gives rise to MSLLTIILNILLPPLAVFMKHGVGMTLLVSILLTMLAWLPGIIHAFIVNK
- a CDS encoding putative SOS response-associated peptidase YedK, yielding MCYSTTLTKTEKEIEKDTKREFRYPMEYKPYFYQSAFNHSNLYIIPQKEPELIRPAMWGLVPKWAMKGDINEFLKKNYTNNARSESIFNKKSFKDFPVTNRCLILADGFFEPHHEAGNAYPYFCHHPDNSLFMFAGLYSELDEELHSCTIITVEANEQFEKVHNKKKRMPLVLDPEFIEEWLRDDLNEGNITELMQVGFTTKEFECYPVTRELYQPKFTEKNTPVAITKVDYPELNEQGSLF
- a CDS encoding putative transposase — encoded protein: MKKSKFTESQIIRALKENEQGRSVGEISRELGIDKSTFYYWRKKYGGMEVAHMKRLKELEEENRKLKQMYADASLDIRMLKDVLSKKF
- a CDS encoding putative transposase: MWYYHSKRDDTEVIDALSRLAEELPTRGFEVYYKRLRREGRNWNRKRVLRVYRSMNLKLRRKHKKRLPARTKNPLEAPMQLNEVWSMDFMADVLSDGRKIRVFNVMDDCNREALAMDVGLNYPAIKVVETLSQLGEEIGLPKTIRCDNGPEFISKALSQWCKGKRVELQFIQPGKPMQNGYMERLNRFYREDVLDAYWFNDLHQVRTLTQKWMEDYNTRHPHSSIGDMPPREYRNRFGEEFFPETNNINDNFMNLAMS
- a CDS encoding NACHT domain-containing protein, translated to MEIEVSDVIALLNTFRESFKDIRKEIREGFDKFYDTGLSNYLNKSYSENISTKTFLHPEGIQFYDTFYPMKLTDSRGLLMYDCSAKEIFRHSPRSTIIGTAGSGKSLIAKHIFLQTVKQKLGIPILITLRDLNHSNISFEDFLYDEIFNNRLYEENRTSSGKFSSKKKENAFEKAINEGVFVFILDGYDEIYSNRLPLITKEIRNYVQKNRFNKFIITSRPGTSLESLNGFKNLFVKDLEYIDIDSFIKKQLPKKLSVAEEMTAEINSPENNSYRFLLKNPLLLAMFITTYSIHPEMPKKKSQFYWNVFDTYYTKHDSSKEPGFKHERLTFLQKEDFIQFLDWFSFHSYCEGVYSFSGSFIEKLAPKIFEVLDLNISIEDLVRDLEVGIGIFVRDGQEYIFPHRSIQEYFSADFLSKRNISSKKKFYSDEFEGLSMQTSDPTNFWSLCLELDKNFFLKYFLLPKLSNFLNDVKKSSDYEITKAVLSNLNIVHTIRQYSSYKAWDPVRHASSIDTKLISLIYPTWLNCFEVNNWNDELGSFTIALHYFEGKGRTHRMAEVATHSINYHQEFNKELYIILKSVNIPSRAVKFVNTLDSIVSGLKLELKNQSQIEMNLFYEMKKSKKSDD
- a CDS encoding papain like protease; protein product: MESSIEQKKFVPIEPIPEMDRIELIDNLSFKFVNAKEQIAIQNIKDFQAENEQYFDLKEGLENFESQDTSKWKREKKSMFRFFSLPSQVLWDEFQTGIRNQSNRNTCSGFAMVAAIEARYKRDYGLDLDLSEQFFWHCYKSTGISYPKIFKYENQSSFWGGGNSQGIKHAVNFSIPLEEHCPYLSGSAMTAIKNQIPAAGGLQWKGDPALNTVTQGEVDAFEYSPLYIPHSARQNAKYGIESYQLFSPDEIRDTSNLEKLLAWGNEVIVDANLKWKTNPDTGVREYDSTASGGYHVFLVVGYDRDQQVFYIKNSWNEPGLIRVNYEFAENCFSYGSIVTSVTDPKTPNRKNRAVGKWNMNHDGWKGSLTIRRFTKEDNQITRLGHYSASDGSLKAINGNFIHDGSGIQFYITDGENSEPTAQTGQQFIINVYSWDITKAAGTTVWKNTDYGVYLSRTAFNSKHGKDFVPTKWKGTWDMNHDGWKGVLTITQMTTIPLLGWYLHSEYKTSNGTTIAFKGFVSKQDPHILRMNIKFSEANTQPFVLHFHTWSADLASGYTLWNGKRFGAVAMKR